The DNA sequence GGCTATAAAGCTGTCAACCGATCACGAGTCTTCTCACGTGATATCTCTTGATCATGTGACCGGTGTCACCGATACATTTCACCGCTAGTTAGTACACCAAACTAGGCACGGTGTAACATTCGCCGAACGTTCGCTGACCGAGTTGGGCTTGGTTTGGCTGTAGTTTGTAGCGGGCTTTAACTACCTTATAAAGTGTGTGGGACGCAGAGTGTCTGTCGAGTGTAGGTAGGGGCGGTTGATTGTGTGTatactttttcaagtggacttGTTTGGTTGATGAATGTGTGTGGTAGTCTAGTGCCCGAGTTGATAGGGAGTGGAGGCATCTTGtttttctgttctgaagttgaGAAGCTGGTGTTTGTGATTTATGTTACTTCTCGTTTACGCATGATAATCTGAGCATTCATTGGGAAAAGATGTGCCAGTGcctcaaggtgtgtgtgtgtgtgtgtgtgtgtgtgtgtgtgtgtgtgtgtgtgtgtgtgtgtgtgtgtgtgtgtgcatttggatATCTATACAGTTGTGTTtagcatgtatgtatgtgtatgggCATGCAAGTGAGCGTATGTGTGAAAGTTACATGTGTGTTTTGCACCTctgggagtgtgtttgtgtgtgtgtctgtgtgtgtgtctgtgtgtgtgcgcacagatgtgcatgtgtgtgcagagTTGATTGCACAggatgtgtgtgtatctgtcaaATGAATGCAGATTCATTGTTGGTGCTTGTCAGTGTATCCATCATTCTGGGCATTACCAGTAGAGTAGACATCGGTGTCACGTCTTTACTTGTCAGCACAGAATAGTGTCATCTTTGCTGTTCTGAACACAGAAATCACGCAAACTTCACAATGTTTAAGACTGTACGTTTTGCACAGGTGTTGTACCGTTCTCTGAGGCGAGAtatttatatatgtgtgtgtatctgtctgtgtgttgttgGTTCATGATGAATGTTTCTGCTCTCATTTTTTTACCCAaagtttgtgaatgtgtgtgaagaTGGTTTTCCTTAACTGTGAATTGTTTTGCTCATTCCAACATTAAACTGACATCAAATCTCACAGTGACGTCTCTgacctgtgtgtttgtgtgtgagagagattaagagggagagagaaagagagtataCATGAATGCAGACCAAAGTGTAGATAAGAAGTGGCGGAAGCCCCCAGTGTGTTGGGAAAAGCCAAACTCTCCACATCAGCTTGTTTCCATGGGAACAAAGCacagtacatacacacacacttacagagAAAACAAAAGCATTGTAAACATTCAATCATGTCTTTATTTATACATTATTTCTATCACCTGTCAACCTGATTGTGAGTACATGTAATTCAAGACGAGCAAACTTGCACAATACTCACACATACCTCAACATAACTACTGATGTGGAGAACTAATTCAAGACAGCAATGATTCACTGTAAATAATCAAAATGCATGAGAGATGCAATTCCATTTCTCGCTGTTTCTGGAAACAGCGTGATCTGTGACATGCATGTGTGCGGATAGTCATAACCCGTATGGTAAGTACTCGTTTATGTGTTGAATTATAACACTTAAATATGAACTAAAGACTGGTTCAATGTATGCAACAAACTGAGAATGATTGTTACATCAGGTAGAAGGAAAATTTGTTGTTCATcgttaccaccccccccccccccccgtctctgTGACATAATTGAGATTCCCATCTGCCAATTCCCTGTATACAAGTAACATGAGGATTAGGAGTAGGCTTTATTTAGTTCAAACAAAGCCCATGATGGGACCATACGATAGAGACCAAACAAAGCCCATGATGGGACCATACGATAGAGACCAAACAAAGCCCATGATGGGACCATACGATAGAGACCAAACAAAGCCCATGATGGGACCATACGATAGAGACCAAACAAAGCCCATGATGGGACCATACGATAGAGACCAAACAAAGCCCATGATGGGACCATACGATAGAGACCAAACAAAGCCCATGATGGGACCATACGATAGAGACCAAACAAAGCCCATGTTGGGACCATACGATAGAGACCAAAAAAATTCATACTCTGGACTTGAGCAACTGGCATCTCAATATACTGAACATTTGCAACCAATACTTTGCATAACTTGCATTCAAAGCACACAACAAAGAATCCACAAAAGAAAACATTTGCACGacaaaactgacacacaacaGCAGACTTCATACAAAAATATCACAATCCACAAACATAATAGATACAGAATACAATCACAACCATTCACTGGCCTTTCCCTAACATGATCCTGAATCATCTTTACAACAGTCAGCTAATCATTTATGTCCAGTGTGTGTAAAAATAAGGAATCTCAAGTGCAtggccagccagccaaccagccagccagccaagtCCGTGACCACATTCAGTCTACACACACTACAGTCGGGATGATTTCCCTGGAAGTGGCCCTTTCCACGTTTCTCctaaaaaatacaaacataaaaatacaaacataaaaatacaaaatcatgatgaaaacaagaagggcaaagcccatacgactcacatgcttgacctaaacctagcaatgacatcatacactaagaactgctttacacatttttcctaccaaaatacatgtgaccttgacccaaggtcaaggtcatccaaggtcatgcaacacaaagctgttaattcaagacataggaagtacaatggtgcttattggctctttttaccatgagatatggtcacttttagtggttcactaccttattttggtcacatttcataagggtcaaagagaccttgaccttgatcatatgtgaccaaatgtgtctcatgatgaaagcataacatgtgccccacataatttttaagtttgaaacagttatcttccatagttcagggtcaaggtcacttcaaaatatgtatacaatccaactttgaagagcccctgtgaccttgaccttgaagcaaggtaaaccaaactggtatcaaaagatggggcttactttgccctatatatcatatataggtgaggtattcaatctcaaaaacttcagagaaaatgtgaaaaatgtgaaaaatagctgttttttagacaacatttatggcccctgcgaccttgaccttgaagcaaggtcaagatgctatgtatgttttttggggccttgtcatcatacaccatcttgccaaatttggtactaatagactgaatagtgtccaagaaatatccaacgttaaagttttccggacggccggacggacgtccggacggacggacgtccggacggacggggggacggacggacggacgactcgggtgagtacatagactcacttttgcttcgcatgtgagccaaaaagcacacacaatagGACAAATGTTAATGtcacaaaacagaacaaacaacaaacaaatacaaagaaAGTAAAGACTTGCAAATATTGAAACGATGAAAATGTTCAAGTACTAAAACGATAAAACCAGTGTTTGCTTTAACACAGTACACCCATAAGAATTTCCCTTGCTGTGCTAACCTTGCTGGTGTTCCTTGATGAAGGTTTGTGTGAGATGAAAAGATGaactctggaaataactctgttggctGTGCTAACCTTGCTGGTGTTCCTTGATGAAGGTTTGTGTGAGATGAAAAGATGaactctggaaataactctgttggctGTGCTAACCTTGCTGGTGTTCCTTGATGAAGGTTTGTGTGAGATGAAAAGATGaactctggaaataactctgttggctGTGCTAACCTTGCTGGTGTTCCTTGATGAAGGTTTGTGTGAGATGAAAAGATGaactctggaaataactctgttggctGTGCTAACCTTGCTGGTGTTCCTTGATGAAGGTTTGTGTGAGATGAAAAGATGaactctggaaataactctgttggctGTGCTAACCTTACTCGTGTTCCTTGATGAAGGTTTGTGTGAGATGAAAAGATAaactctggaaataactctgttggctGTGCTAACCTTACTCGTGTTCCTTGATGAAGGTTTGTGTGTGAGATGAAAAGATAaactctggaaataactctgttggctGTGCTAACCTTGCTGGTGTTCCTTGATGAAGGTTTGTGTGAGATGAAAAGATGaactctggaaataactctgttgacTTTGTATTGGGTGTGAAAGAGTAaacactcttgcttttagtgaggcaagcgttctacacgtgctccttgtccacgtgtttcagacgcACCCCTCGCTAATGACTGGCCAATAATGGcatgtgggaaagtttgcctcactaaaagcaagggtattcactctttcacaacccatacaaacatgacagagttatttcccatcaTCGTCTATTGAGACATTTCTGTGACATTTTGTTGCTTTGTgctgacagaaaaaaacacatctTTGATATGAGAATTGTCATTTCTGGTGTATTTAAATAATGATCAGATTTCTCTAGCCTCTAGTGTTACGCGTGTCTCTGGGTGTGTTGATGGTGTTAGTGCTGCACTCACCAATGACCATGGCTAGAATGGGGAAGCGGTCGGCGCCAAAGAAGGCTTCCTTCTTCCCGTTGACGTGAGCCACAATGAAGGGAGCACCAAAACACTGCAAGCACACCACAGGAATGTACAGCACAGGAATGTACAGCACAGGAATGTACAGCACAGGAATGTACACCACAGGAATGTACACCACAGGAATGTACACCACAGGAATGTACACCACAGGAATGTACAGCACAGGAATGTACACCACAGGAATGTACACCACAGGAATGTACACCACAGGAATGTACACCACAGGAATGTACACCACAGGAATGTACACCACAGGAATGTACAGCACAGGAATGTACAGCACAGGAATGTACAGCACAGGAATGTACAGCACAGGAATGTACACCACAGGAATGTACACCACAGGAATGTACACCACAGGAACGTACACCACAGGAATGTACAGCACAGGAATGTACAGCACAGGAATGTACAGCACAGGAATGTTCACCACAGGAATGTACACCACAGGAACGTACACCACAGGAATGTACACCACAGGAATGTACACCACAGGAATGCACACTTCCCATTATGTTCAAAACAGAATTAAATATAAAAGAATGCAGTAACATCTGTAGAAGTCTATTTTTTGTAGactaaaatttttttttaaaaatgataaaataaaaatacaactCATTTTCTATGAAAATACTCTGATAGATCTGCCGATGCAAACAATTAGTGGTGGTAAtagtatgtatgtgtgaatgtaagGGGGGGGGATTTTTGTTTTGGAATAGTAGAGATATGTGGCACGAGGCCAACAGTGAGcatacaaagttaaaaaaaacaaacactttaAATGCCAAACCATTTCTATCCTCATTTATCTATCATAGACATGTGACAGTGTGATGCAGTAGTCTCCCTTTCACAGCACAGTTATAGATAGCTCAGATCTGTTATCCCTGTACATGACAACTCACCCCACAGTTATAGATAGCTCAGATCTGTTATCCCTGTACATGACCACGTGACAACTCACCCCACAGTTATAGATAGCTCAGATCTGTTATCCCTGTACATGACAACTCACCCCACAGTTATAGATAGCTCAGATCTGTTATCCCTGTACATGACCACGTGACAACTCACCCCACAGTTATAGATAGCTCAGATCTGTTATCCCTGTACATGACAACTCACCCCACAGTTATAGATAGCTCAGATCTGTTATCCCTGTACATGACAACTCACCCCACAGTTACAGATAGCTCAGATCTGTTATCCCTGTACATGACAACTCACCCCACAGTTACAGATAGCTCAGATCTGTTATCCCTGTACATGACAACTCACCCCATAGTTATAGATAGCTCAGATCTGTTATCCCTGTACATGACAACTCACCCCACAGTTATAGATAGCTCAGATCTGTTATCCCTGTACATGACAACTCACCCCACAGTTATAGATAGCTCAGATCTGTTATCCCTGTACATGACAACTCACCCCATAGTTATAGATAGCTCAGATCTGTTATCCCTGTACATGACAACTCACCCCATAGTTATAGATAGCTCAGATCTGTTATCCCTGTACATGACAACTCACCCCATAGTTATAGATAGCTCAGATCTGTTATCCCTGTACATGACCACGTGACAACTCACCCCACAGTTATAGATAGCTCAGATCTGTTATCCCTGTACATGACCACGTGACAACTCACCCCACAGTTATAGATAGCTCAGATCTGTTATCCCTGTACATGACAACTCACCCCATAGTTATAGATAGCTCAGATCTGTTATCCCTGTACATGACAACTCACCCCATAGTTATAGATAGCTCAGATCTGTTATCCCTGTACATGACAACTCACCCCACAGTTATAGATAGCTCAGATCTGTTATCCCTGTACATGACCACGTGACAACTCACCCCACAGTTATAGATAGCTCAGATCTGTTATCCCTGTACATGACCACGTGACAACTCACCCCTAGGTCCAGAGCTTCCTGTGTGACGGCCCTGAGTGTGTCCTTGACCTCTGCAGAGTTCATGGCTGACAAGGCGTCGTCTATCACCGCTTCGCTCATGCCGGCCTTCTGAGCTGCCTGCACAGCGCGAGAATGCCGATGACAGTGACACAATGACAGTGACACAGTGGTGGTGCACttgacacactcacagacaagtTTATAGTGATGCAATTCATCTGTCTGCTGCCAGGAAATATTTGTATACATATCATTACCTGTGTTTACCTAATTTGAAAACTAACAGAAAGCCCTTGAACTACAAATGAATAAACTACAAACAcacattgtttgcttgttgtttttgttcttcttctgttgttgtcGGGTAAGGCAAGTTACCCAGGATGTCAGGAAGACAGTTACAGCTACAGTGGCCTTGTTGTCGGGCAAGTTACCCAGGATGTCAGGAAGACAGTTACAGCTACAGTGGCCTTGTTGTCGGGCAAGTTACCCAGGATGTCAGGAAGACAGTTACAGCTACAGTGGCCTTGTTGTCGGGCAAGTTACCCAGGATGTCAGGAAGACAGTTACAGCTACAGTGGCCTTGTTGTCGGGCAAGTTACCCAGGATGTCAGGAAGACAGTTACAGCTACAGTGGCCTTGTTGTCGGGCAAGTTACCCAGGATGTCAGGAAGACAGTTACAGCTACAGTGGCCTTGTTGTCGGGCAAGTTACCCAGGATGTCAGGAAGACAGCTACAGTGGCCTTGTTGTTTTCGAGTCAAAGTATCCCACCATATCCTcggcgtattaccaatacctgtcccaacaTCGGCCACCTGGTCTAAGGGAGCCAGTCAACTGTACCGTGTAAATGCATTCCCTTGATGTTCTTTTGTCACCGAAAATCTAACCAAATTACCCTTTGGACTCCCAAGACCAACTGTCTAGGTTGGCTGGAACTAATGtccttgtgtttgtttgtcttaaGTGTCCAacaacttaaaatgacgtcatcatcTGACCTCTTTAAGGCTGGCAGGCTCTGTCGCATCAATGTCCTGCACATGAAACGGATAACGTACAAACACTCAGCTCCATGATAACATTAGCTATTCACCCAAACACATGTTGTTATGGGAAAAACATGATGTTTGACATAAAACTCAGTATCTAGAACAAAAAATGTTTGAACTAAAATTTAATATCTTTCTTATCTCCACAAATCAAAGCAGTTTGAGAGAATGAAAGATGATGAGTGTGGGCTATGAACAGAATGTGCAGACAGGCCAGTGAGAAATGAAACACCGAGGATTATGATAAGACCGAGTCAacttgctacagtggaacccccttttacgacctccacaaatctgagaaaatcaggtcttacaaaggagggagtcaGAAAATGGGGCTACATTTTGGAGGTTATCGAAGCACAGGTCTTTTAAATAGTAGTTGTAAATATGTTACTGAATGTTTATGTATATAATAAACCATTATTTATGTATATAATAAATCATTTGAGGGTAAAAGTCACTTGTTCATTTcattgcttgttattctctcagttgCTAGGAGACGGGTTCCGTATAACAGTAATCTCCCTTACTCTGTTACACATGTCATCTGCATTTAGAgaacttacttccctttgtttatcagatgtaCAATAACCCATGTTACCCATGTTATCCATGTTACCCATGTTACCCATGTTATCCGTTACTGTTTGACTCTCACCTGTTCCCAAATGCGTTTCCACATCTCCTTAGACAGCTGCTCGGTGAACTGGGGATGCTTGAGGTCCACGGCTGTGATGAAGCGCTGCGTCTTGATCGTCCCCTTCGTCACCATCACATCCCAAAAGTTCTGCAAAACACAAGTCAACCAAATATTTATTGAATCATTTACAAAAATGGGTAGCAcagtactgtatggcagctagcTTCCCCCAGTGAGAAAGCTGCCCGGATGTCtctgagggtaacctcacagcaCTGTATGGCAGCTAGCTTCCCCCAGTGAGAAAGCTGCCCGGATGTCtctgagggtaacctcacagcaCTGTATGGCAGCTAGCTTCCCCCAGTGAGAAAGCTGCCCGATGtctatgagggtaacctcacagcaCTGTATGGCAGCTAGCTTCCCCCAGTGAGAAAGCTGCCCGATGtctatgagggtaacctcacaggactgtaAGAAATCTTATCATTATCCTACTCCATACATGCTGatgaaaagaaaatgttcagaaggaagatgtggccggagccgactcccatccaggataagctgtacggcacggcggcATCCCTACAGATGACAACTACATTTCTCAATTGGACTGGTCTCCACGTGtagcggcaacaagaagaagaagaagaagaaaagaaaatgtcatACACTTCAAACGCTCAAATAagaaaaagcaaagcaaagaaaacaagaagagcaaacgctcgatcgagtcactttcgcagttctgaatattatatgaggcatcagatggacaggaagaaattgctattcaccacacaatgagtcacgttcacataaaatttgagcccggtcacttttatagtttccgagaaaagcccaacgttaagttgtgtgttgccgaacagaaaaggctagttatctcccttgtttttctgataacgttcgtaaaaggctacagatgtaaatactttgatgtaaagaataatcctacaaagtttcaatcacatccgatgaactttgtcaaagatataaaatgtctaatttttcctttgacgctgacctgtgaccttgaaaaaggtcaaaggtcaacgaaaccatcgttaaagtgtagaggtcattggaggtcacgactaaacaaaatatgagcccgatcgctttgatagtttccgagaaaagatataaaatgtctaatttttcctttgacgctgacctgtgaccttgaaaaaggtcaaaggtcaacgaaaccatcgttaaagtgtagaggtcattggaggtcacgactaaacaaaatatgagcccgatcgctttgatagtttccgagaaaagtccaacgttaaggtggtgtctacggacggccggccggacggccggacagactaacactgaccgattacatagagtcactttttctcaagtgactcaaaaagtcagagaaaacaCGGCAGTCAGAGACCAGAGTTGAATATATGCGTTTTTACTTTTATTGTTAGACATGTCTGGTTTCCTGGCTCATATATGTGAAacgcactacacacacacacacacacacacacaaacaacacacacagacacatgcacagacacacactcacacaaactaacaacacacacacacaaacaacacaaacacacacatgcatgcacgcacactatGACTTGATTCTGTACCCACACTTACAGAGTAACGTACAAGGCATATATacatatactagatgattacccgcttcgccgggaagaagtaaagccgaatacccggctttgccgggaagaagtagaggaatacccggcttcgccaggATGAAAttgttgtggacagtgaccttctaaaaa is a window from the Littorina saxatilis isolate snail1 linkage group LG10, US_GU_Lsax_2.0, whole genome shotgun sequence genome containing:
- the LOC138977939 gene encoding glutathione S-transferase kappa 1-like isoform X1 is translated as MTNKKVVEIFFDVVSPYSRFAFETLCRYRPHWDMELRLRPFFLGGVMQGSGNKPPATNASKAAYLMTDLQRCADYFGLELRQPQNFWDVMVTKGTIKTQRFITAVDLKHPQFTEQLSKEMWKRIWEQDIDATEPASLKEAAQKAGMSEAVIDDALSAMNSAEVKDTLRAVTQEALDLGCFGAPFIVAHVNGKKEAFFGADRFPILAMVIGETWKGPLPGKSSRL
- the LOC138977939 gene encoding glutathione S-transferase kappa 1-like isoform X2, producing MTNKKVVEIFFDVVSPYSRFAFETLCRYRPHWDMELRLRPFFLGGVMQGSGNKPPATNASKAAYLMTDLQRCADYFGLELRQPQNFWDVMVTKGTIKTQRFITAVDLKHPQFTEQLSKEMWKRIWEQAAQKAGMSEAVIDDALSAMNSAEVKDTLRAVTQEALDLGCFGAPFIVAHVNGKKEAFFGADRFPILAMVIGETWKGPLPGKSSRL